CAGCTTGATCACAAGGACGTGGTCGGCCTTCTTCGGCGTGCGTTCCCACGCACCCGCCGAACCGCTATCGTCATCTTCGATACGGGCTTCCTTAATCTGATCGAAGACTTTGTCGTAGTAGAGGTTGGTCCCGGAAGGATTGGCACCGGCGATCGGCTCGAGCAGATCCTCACGCAGAGGCATCGGCGACTTCCTCCGCGATCCGTTCCCAATCGATGCTGTTCAACTCCAGCAGAGGAACTTCCTCACCGTCGATCAGCATCATGCGCTGGCCGAACGGAACCTCCGCCTCACCATCCGCGGACTCCCATACCGTCATCCGGCCGAGCTTCACCGCATCGTCCGCCTGCTGATAAGAGAACGGCGACAGAACAGGGATCAGAACCTCGCCCAGGTCCTGTAGGCGGAAGGCCTTGCTCGTCTCAATGCGCGCCCGAGCCCAGATCAGATCACGCAGGCTCTCGGGCTTCTCGATCTCGATCTGCTCCATGTACTTCATGGGAATCCAGGTGTAGCTGCCCGCAATAAAGACCTCAAGATTTGCGCCGATCCGTGGGTCGGCATCTCGCAGATCGGAGAAAGCCTGACCGTTCCACATTCCAGTCAGTGGCTCGACGGAGGCATTCAACTCTGGATAAGCCTTCTTCGCGAAGAGATCCTGCCGCGTTCTCTCCGCATGCAGGGCACTGCGATACATCAAAGCGCCGGCGGCCGTTTTCCCGCCATCTCCTGCCAGAAAATCCAACTGCTTCTCGGCGCGGTCGTAGTTGCCGGCGAAGCAGAGAAGCTCGAACAGAAAGGTGCGGCGCTTGGTGTCGAGAGGATTGCTCCTGACCTCGTCACCAAGCACCTTGATCGCTTCTTGCAACTCACCTTTTTTGTACAGGTCCAACGCCGTCATGATCTGCCTAGCTGACGAGGTTCTGCTTCAGGTTGTAGTTGATGGCAGCCTTCACATTCAGCTTGCCGGTCTCATCCTGCTGTGCATACTCGGTCGAGATCGTGTTGTAGCTGAAGGACACGCTCTCCATCGGAACTTCGCTTGATCCGCTGACCTGCACGCTGGTGATAAAAAC
This region of Granulicella tundricola MP5ACTX9 genomic DNA includes:
- a CDS encoding type VI secretion system accessory protein TagJ, which codes for MQEAIKVLGDEVRSNPLDTKRRTFLFELLCFAGNYDRAEKQLDFLAGDGGKTAAGALMYRSALHAERTRQDLFAKKAYPELNASVEPLTGMWNGQAFSDLRDADPRIGANLEVFIAGSYTWIPMKYMEQIEIEKPESLRDLIWARARIETSKAFRLQDLGEVLIPVLSPFSYQQADDAVKLGRMTVWESADGEAEVPFGQRMMLIDGEEVPLLELNSIDWERIAEEVADASA